The following coding sequences lie in one Pan paniscus chromosome X, NHGRI_mPanPan1-v2.0_pri, whole genome shotgun sequence genomic window:
- the LOC100968329 gene encoding LOW QUALITY PROTEIN: putative protein SSX9 (The sequence of the model RefSeq protein was modified relative to this genomic sequence to represent the inferred CDS: substituted 1 base at 1 genomic stop codon), with translation MNGDDAFARRPKAGAQIPEKIQKAFDDIAKYFSKKEWEKMKSSEKISYVYMKRKYEAMTKLGFKATLPPFMRNTGATDLQGNDFDNDRNHRNQVERPQMTFGRLQGIFPKIMPKKPAEVGNDSKXVPEASGSQNDGKQLCPPGKRTTSEKINKASGNREAQEKEERRGTAHRWSSQNTHNIGPKRGKHAWTHRLSERKQLVIYEEISDPEEDNE, from the exons ATGAACGGAGACGACGCCTTTGCAAGGAGACCTAAGGCTGGTGCTCAAATACCAGAGAAGATACAAAAG GCCTTCGATGATATTGCCAAATACTTCTCTAAGAAAGAGTGGGAAAAGATGAAATCCTCGGAGAAAATCAGCTATGTGTATATGAAGAGAAAGTATGAGGCCATGACTAAACTAG gtttcaAGGCTACCCTCCCACCTTTCATGCGTAATACAGGGGCCACAGACCTCCAGGGGAATGATTTTGATAATGACCGTAACCACAGGAATCAGG TTGAACGTCCTCAGATGACTTTCGGCAGGCTCCAGGGAATCTTCCCGAAG ATCATGCCCAAGAAGCCAGCAGAGGTAGGAAATGATTCGAAGTAAGTGCCAGAAGCATCTGGCTCACAGAACGATGGGAAACAGCTGTGCCCCCCGGGAAAACGAACTACCTCTGAGAAGATTAACAAGGCATCTG gaaatagggaggcccaagaaaaggaagagagacgcGGAACAGCTCatcggtggagcagtcagaacacacacaacattg GACCCAAAAGGGGGAAACATGCCTGGACCCACAGACTGAGTGAGAGAAAGCAGCTGGTGATTTATGAAGAGATCAGCGACCCTGAGGAAGACAACGAGTAA